The Setaria italica strain Yugu1 chromosome IX, Setaria_italica_v2.0, whole genome shotgun sequence genome has a window encoding:
- the LOC101778115 gene encoding carbon catabolite repressor protein 4 homolog 1, producing the protein MLSVVRVHLPSEIPIVGCEITPYVLLRRPDGAVSTDDVPETAPNDGQYMRYRWYRIQSDRKVPICSVHPMEQATIQCLGCLKSKIPVAKSYHCSAKCFSDAWQHHKVLHERASSALNENGAEEEELFGRFGSGGSGVLSTAGSGSLSNFGQSPAVNNGPVPLYASGTDKNSGETWFEVGRSRTYTPTADDIGHALKFECVAVDAEKRSPMGPPTSIMTSRVIPAPTPTPRRLIQVNGDVLGHLDLDSQTSSSGTFTVLSYNILADAYATSDAYSYCPTWALSWTYRRQNLLREIIGYHADIICLQEVQLNHFEDFFAPELDKHGYQALYKKRTTEVYSGNPMAIDGCATFFRRDKFSHVKKYEVEFNKAAQSLTDAIIPAAQKRVALSRLIKDNIALIAVLEAKFGNHGAENPGKRQLLCVANTHINVHQDLKDVKLWEVHTLLKGLEKIAVSADIPMLVCGDFNSTPGSSPHGLLAVGKVDQLHPDLAIDPLGILRPPSKLNHQLPLVSAYSSFARMVGVGYDLEHQRRRMDPATNEPLFTNCTRDFTGTVDYIFYTADSLTVESLLELLDEESLRKDTALPSPEWSSDHIALLAEFRCKPRIRR; encoded by the exons atgCTGAGCGTGGTTCGGGTGCACCTGCCGTCGGAGATCCCGATCGTGGGCTGTGAGATCACGCCCTAtgtgctgctgcggcggcctgACGGCGCAGTCTCCACCGACGACGTGCCCGAAACCGCGCCCAACGATGGCCAGTATATGCGATACAGATG GTATCGCATACAGAGCGATCGGAAAGTTCCCATCTGCAGTGTACATCCAATGGAGCAAGCAACAATTCAGTGCCTAGGCTGTCTCAAGTCAAAAATACCTGTTGCTAAGAGCTACCACTGTTCAGCTAAATGCTTCTCTGATGCATGGCAGCACCACAAGGTTTTGCATGAGCGAGCAAGTAGTGCTTTAAATGAAAATGGAGCTGAAGAAGAGGAGTTATTTGGCAGATTTGGCAGTGGTGGTTCTGGGGTTTTAAGTACTGCTGGGTCTGGTTCATTGTCAAATTTTGGACAGAGCCCTGCTGTTAATAATGGGCCTGTGCCTTTATATGCCTCAGGCACTGATAAGAACTCTGGAGAAACTTGGTTTGAAGTTGGACGCTCGCGGACATATACACCGACGGCTGATGATATTGGGCATGCACTAAAATTTGAGTGTGTAGCTGTGGATGCAGAGAAAAGGTCTCCAATGGGACCTCCGACTTCAATTATGACATCTCGTGTAATCCCCGCACCAACCCCCACCCCACGTCGCCTTATCCAAGTGAATGGGGATGTTTTAGGTCACTTGGATTTAGACAGCCAAACTTCGTCATCAGGGACATTCACTGTACTGTCCTACAATATTCTTGCTGATGCATATGCTACAAGCGATGCGTATAGCTACTGCCCAACATGGGCACTTTCCTGGACTTACAGAAGACAAAATTTGTTGCGTGAAATTATTGGTTACCATGCTGATATCATTTGTCTTCAGGAG GTACAATTAAACCACTTCGAAGATTTTTTTGCACCTGAGCTTGACAAACATGGATATCAGGCGCTTTACAAGAAAAGGACAACAGAG GTGTATTCTGGAAATCCTATGGCCATTGATGGGTGTGCTACTTTTTTCCGCAGAGACAAATTTTCACATGTTAAAAAATATGAG GTTGAGTTCAATAAGGCTGCACAGTCTTTAACAGATGCAATTATTCCCGCTGCTCAGAAAAGGGTGGCTTTAAGTCGATTGATTAAA GACAACATTGCACTAATTGCGGTTTTAGAAGCCAAATTTGGTAACCATGGAGCTGAAAATCCTGGTAAAAGGCAGCTCCTTTGTGTG GCAAATACACATATAAATGTCCATCAAGACCTAAAAGATGTGAAGCTTTGGGAG gttCATACCCTCCTAAAAGGATTGGAGAAGATAGCTGTCAGTGCAGACATTCCTATGTTGGTCTGTGGAGATTTCAATTCAACCCCTGGGAG TTCTCCACATGGGCTTCTTGCAGTGGGTAAAGTTGATCAGCTGCATCCAGATCTGGCCATAGACCCCCTTGGAATTTTACGCCCTCCAAGCAAGTTGAATCATCAGCTTCCTCTG GTCAGTGCATATTCTTCTTTTGCAAGAATGGTAGGTGTTGGCTACGATTTAGAGCACCAGCGGAGAAGGATGGACCCAGCAACGAATGAACCGCTCTTCACAAATTGCACGAGAGATTTTACTGGGACTGTCGATTATATATTTTACACAG CGGATTCATTGACGGTGGAGTCGTTATTGGAACTTCTAGATGAGGAAAGCTTGAGAAAAGACACGGCTCTCCCTTCACCTGAGTGGTCATCAGATCACATAGCGCTTTTGGCCGAGTTCCGGTGCAAGCCTAGAATCAGACGGTGA
- the LOC101778781 gene encoding angiomotin: MDSPGRPRRSPPADRFLGLFSSPSPSLLASSPSVGDELLEGDLLFPAPAPSSDPPPDAFKNPGRVPRGDLGLLAALHDGDRKAPGRGGAAAAVAVSTATSGAAGTLLRRKATIAAAAAAASASSATPSRSPPSASRAIPVAPRARAPELPPAAPYHQSAPVQVPVPPPWSCGRKWDELAGGIGDGDDDEEELFRGDAAMLPPHEMVARASAGGGYGAPVKPSSMLEGVGRTLKGRDLRRVRDAVLRQTGFLD; encoded by the coding sequence ATGGactcccccggccggccccgccgctcTCCGCCGGCCGACCGTTTCCTCGGCCTCTTCTCTTCCCCATCCCCCTCCCTTCTCGCTTCCTCGCCCTCCGTCGGGGACGAGCTCCTCGAGGGCGACCTCCTCTTCCCCGCCCCGGCCCCCTCCTCGGACCCGCCTCCTGACGCCTTCAAGAATCCGGGCCGCGTTCCGCGCGGCGACCTCGgcctgctcgccgcgctccacgACGGCGACAGGAAGGCACCTGGACGCggtggagctgctgctgccgttgcCGTGTCCACGGCCACGTCCGGAGCCGCTGGGACACTGCTCCGTCGCAAGGCAAccatcgccgcggccgccgccgcggcgtcggctTCCTCAGCGACGCCGTCACGGTCCCCGCCATCCGCCTCGCGCGCCATCCCGGTGGCGCCGAGGGCCAGGGCCCCCGAGCTGCCGCCCGCGGCGCCGTACCACCAGTCGGCCCCCGTCCAGGTCCCCGTTCCCCCACCTTGGAGTTGCGGGCGGAAATGGGATGAACTCGCCGGCGGGATTGGcgacggggacgacgacgaggaggagctcttccgtgggGACGCCGCCATGCTACCCCCGCACGAGATGGTGGCGCGCGCATCCGCTGGCGGCGGCTACGGCGCGCCCGTGAAGCCGTCCTCGATGCTGGAGGGCGTCGGTCGCACCCTCAAGGGACGCGATCTTCGGCGTGTGCGCGACGCCGTGCTCCGGCAGACCGGCTTTCTTGACTGA